One part of the Halopenitus persicus genome encodes these proteins:
- a CDS encoding DHH family phosphoesterase, with the protein MVRRLVLGCSAVGHTLIEHVRERRGDVYVVTDDAGWVTTLRETNVPATEADPADAAAYPDDVDVVVLASDDAERNLAAARSARRAYPAASLIAYVGTEADSATRESIAAVVDRCIDPVAALTRRVLEVVDADADERVVDLVGTLRSLSGPLAVVTHDNPDPDAIASAIGLVRVAESVGVAADACYGGEISHQENRALVNLLDIQLRHLESVDLAEYGGIALVDHSRPGINDSLPTDADVDLVVDHHPPRGPVEARYVDIRPDLGATSTIVAEYLDRLAVDLDRRIATAMLYGIRIDTRDFTREVAVADVEAAAALLETADVETLERVETPTVSPETFETLARAIREREVEGSVVASCVGEIADRDALAQAAERLLDMEGVTVTFVYGFVDDTIYASARARGADVDLGETLRDALGQIGSAGGHADMAGAQIPLGILGAVDEGSTASLTEVVRESISGRFFETIANAPTPPTADIDPAGMPASRNASRAADADVTGRDREENGATGADVADDADGHDE; encoded by the coding sequence ATGGTTCGGCGTCTGGTGTTGGGCTGTAGCGCCGTCGGCCACACGCTCATCGAGCACGTTCGGGAGCGCCGCGGCGATGTGTACGTCGTGACCGATGACGCGGGCTGGGTGACGACGCTTCGGGAGACGAACGTTCCGGCGACCGAGGCGGATCCCGCTGACGCCGCCGCCTATCCCGACGACGTCGACGTCGTCGTGCTCGCCTCCGACGACGCCGAACGAAACCTCGCCGCCGCGCGGTCCGCACGCCGGGCGTATCCGGCGGCGTCGCTCATCGCGTACGTCGGTACGGAGGCGGATTCGGCGACTCGCGAGTCGATCGCGGCGGTCGTCGACCGGTGCATCGATCCCGTCGCGGCGCTCACGCGGCGCGTGCTCGAGGTCGTGGACGCGGACGCCGACGAGCGCGTCGTCGACCTGGTCGGGACGCTGCGGTCGCTGTCCGGGCCGCTGGCGGTCGTGACCCACGACAATCCCGACCCGGACGCGATCGCGTCCGCGATCGGCCTCGTACGCGTCGCCGAGTCGGTCGGGGTGGCGGCGGACGCCTGTTACGGCGGCGAGATCTCCCACCAGGAGAACCGCGCGCTCGTCAACCTGCTGGACATCCAGCTTCGGCACCTGGAATCGGTCGACCTCGCGGAATACGGCGGGATCGCGCTGGTCGACCACTCGCGTCCCGGGATCAACGATAGCCTTCCGACGGACGCCGACGTCGATCTGGTGGTCGACCACCATCCCCCTCGCGGCCCCGTCGAGGCACGGTACGTCGACATCCGGCCGGATCTCGGAGCCACGAGTACGATCGTCGCGGAGTATCTCGACCGGCTCGCGGTCGACCTCGATCGACGGATCGCGACCGCCATGCTGTACGGGATCCGGATCGACACGCGGGACTTCACGCGGGAGGTCGCGGTCGCCGACGTCGAGGCCGCGGCGGCGCTCCTCGAGACGGCCGACGTGGAGACGCTCGAACGCGTGGAGACCCCGACGGTGAGTCCGGAGACGTTCGAGACGCTGGCGCGAGCGATCCGGGAACGTGAGGTCGAAGGATCCGTGGTCGCGTCCTGCGTCGGCGAGATCGCCGACCGGGACGCGCTCGCGCAGGCCGCCGAGCGGCTTCTCGATATGGAGGGCGTGACGGTCACGTTCGTCTACGGGTTCGTCGATGACACGATCTACGCCTCCGCGCGGGCTCGCGGGGCCGACGTCGACCTGGGGGAGACGCTGCGGGACGCGCTCGGACAGATCGGATCCGCGGGCGGGCACGCGGACATGGCCGGCGCGCAGATCCCGCTCGGGATCCTCGGCGCGGTCGACGAGGGCTCGACTGCGTCCCTGACCGAGGTCGTCAGGGAGAGCATCTCGGGCCGGTTCTTCGAGACGATCGCGAACGCGCCGACCCCGCCGACCGCCGACATCGATCCGGCCGGAATGCCGGCGTCACGGAACGCGTCGCGCGCGGCGGATGCCGACGTCACCGGCCGGGATCGCGAGGAGAACGGCGCGACGGGAGCCGACGTCGCCGATGACGCCGACGGTCACGACGAGTGA
- a CDS encoding helix-turn-helix transcriptional regulator: MSVSELEADLSADERAGLELIRETGGIHQSDFWKELDVSSRKGSRIAEALEEAELIQRERTVYDGHNTYFLEPTARDLDFSLLMAGDMLSPFIGEEEIDSQSDAFSQWLMNLAYEEY, from the coding sequence ATGAGCGTGTCCGAACTCGAGGCCGACCTTTCGGCCGACGAACGCGCCGGGCTCGAGCTCATCCGCGAGACCGGCGGCATCCACCAGAGCGACTTCTGGAAGGAACTGGACGTCTCCTCGCGGAAGGGCAGCCGCATCGCCGAGGCGTTGGAGGAGGCCGAGCTCATCCAGCGCGAACGGACCGTCTACGACGGACACAACACCTACTTTCTCGAACCGACCGCACGTGACCTGGACTTCTCGCTGTTGATGGCCGGCGATATGCTGTCCCCGTTCATCGGCGAGGAGGAGATCGATTCCCAGTCCGACGCCTTCTCGCAGTGGCTGATGAACCTCGCCTACGAGGAATACTGA
- a CDS encoding NRDE family protein: MCTLALAWRVFADAPVAAGANRDERFDRPAEPPRLRADRSPPTITPRDQQAGGTWMGLSREGLYVLLTNRWLDEPVDGDRSRGLLVDDCLDRASASDALSHVRSELEDRDRTYAGFSLVLADATGAFLVDNDGGLRVTRLDPGVHVLVNVGGVINRRRRFAVPNRRADAGTRQRTAAIALAQRARPEPGEEATAWLDRVGEALGDHDLGVCVHGEGFGTRSSTLVRTGPDPSFRYADGPPCTAAYEPVTLPDGWGADSSATRGRESHL, encoded by the coding sequence GTGTGTACGCTCGCACTCGCCTGGCGGGTCTTCGCCGACGCGCCGGTCGCGGCCGGCGCCAACCGTGACGAACGGTTCGACCGCCCAGCCGAGCCGCCGCGACTTCGGGCGGACCGATCGCCGCCGACCATCACACCGCGGGACCAGCAAGCTGGTGGCACCTGGATGGGCCTCTCTCGCGAGGGGCTGTACGTCCTCCTCACGAACCGCTGGCTCGATGAGCCGGTCGACGGGGACCGCTCCCGCGGACTGCTCGTCGACGACTGTCTCGACCGCGCGTCGGCGAGTGACGCCCTCTCGCACGTCCGATCGGAACTCGAGGACCGCGATCGGACCTACGCGGGCTTCTCGCTCGTCCTCGCCGACGCGACCGGGGCGTTCCTCGTTGACAACGACGGCGGGCTGCGCGTGACCCGTCTCGACCCCGGCGTTCACGTCCTCGTCAACGTCGGCGGCGTGATCAACCGACGACGGCGGTTCGCTGTCCCGAACCGACGCGCCGATGCGGGCACCCGGCAACGGACGGCAGCGATCGCGCTTGCCCAGCGAGCGCGCCCCGAGCCCGGCGAGGAGGCGACCGCGTGGCTCGACCGCGTCGGGGAGGCCCTCGGCGACCACGACCTCGGCGTCTGCGTCCACGGCGAGGGGTTCGGAACGCGCTCGAGCACGCTCGTTCGCACCGGTCCCGACCCGTCATTTCGATACGCGGACGGTCCCCCGTGTACGGCCGCCTACGAGCCGGTAACGCTCCCCGACGGGTGGGGTGCCGATTCGTCCGCGACCCGCGGCCGGGAAAGCCACCTTTAA
- a CDS encoding glutaredoxin family protein, translating into MTFTPESEATNEEIRSRVDEAIADNDVVLFMKGNRLMPQCGYSKRAVALIAEHVEEFETVDVLPALPEYREALADHSDWETIPQAFVDGEFVGGSDVLAELEERGELGETLVVE; encoded by the coding sequence ATGACGTTCACGCCCGAAAGCGAGGCCACGAACGAGGAGATCCGGTCCCGCGTCGATGAGGCGATCGCCGACAACGACGTCGTGTTGTTCATGAAGGGGAATCGGCTGATGCCGCAGTGTGGCTACTCCAAGCGCGCGGTCGCGCTGATCGCCGAACACGTCGAGGAGTTCGAGACGGTCGACGTGCTCCCGGCGCTGCCGGAGTACCGGGAGGCGCTCGCGGACCACAGCGACTGGGAGACGATCCCGCAGGCGTTCGTCGATGGCGAGTTCGTCGGCGGCAGCGACGTGCTCGCGGAGCTTGAGGAGCGTGGCGAGCTCGGCGAGACGCTCGTCGTCGAGTAG
- a CDS encoding DUF7110 family protein, whose product MSGCVFRLHSTLELPLEDLEDYFDDDPGLPPEIDDVEITRRNNTLILKAVSDDESISKYTPTAQLKASVTETRVYEEEPPRAGGPQWMDDEEEEIPSELVEFACFKGDRETVLQNTALQYPMFLVLRDIALLSEKGTLTAITNTDDELHATRIVEGEERPASVEVVESPQGNGEGNGGVNWRDNEFISD is encoded by the coding sequence ATGTCAGGCTGCGTGTTCCGACTTCATTCGACGCTCGAACTGCCACTCGAGGACCTTGAGGACTACTTCGACGACGATCCGGGGCTGCCCCCCGAGATCGACGACGTGGAGATCACTCGCCGCAACAACACGTTGATACTCAAGGCGGTTTCGGACGACGAGAGCATCAGCAAGTACACGCCGACGGCCCAGCTCAAGGCTTCCGTCACCGAAACGCGCGTCTACGAGGAGGAGCCGCCGCGGGCCGGCGGCCCGCAGTGGATGGACGACGAGGAGGAGGAGATCCCCTCCGAGCTCGTCGAGTTCGCCTGCTTCAAGGGCGACCGCGAGACCGTGTTACAGAACACGGCACTGCAGTACCCGATGTTCCTCGTGTTGCGCGATATCGCCCTGCTGTCCGAGAAGGGGACGCTTACCGCGATCACCAACACGGACGACGAGCTGCACGCGACGCGGATCGTCGAGGGCGAGGAACGTCCGGCCTCCGTCGAGGTCGTCGAGAGCCCGCAGGGGAACGGCGAGGGGAACGGCGGGGTCAACTGGCGCGACAACGAGTTCATCTCGGACTGA
- a CDS encoding universal stress protein — translation MYDHVLVPTDGSETVSETLSHALPIAADNDATVHGLYVVDNRIVTAADNDAKDEIRDSLEREGRTAVADVADSAAEAGLDTVEAVRTGTPWKEIIEYADERDVDLIVIGTQGKTPKEKIVSLGSVSERVVDNASIPVFVVRSGRSE, via the coding sequence ATGTACGACCACGTACTCGTTCCAACGGACGGCAGCGAGACGGTTTCGGAGACCCTCTCGCACGCACTTCCGATCGCGGCCGACAACGACGCCACGGTCCACGGCCTCTACGTCGTGGACAACCGGATCGTCACCGCCGCCGACAACGACGCCAAGGACGAGATCCGCGACTCGCTCGAGCGGGAAGGACGGACCGCGGTCGCCGACGTGGCCGACAGCGCGGCCGAGGCGGGGCTCGACACGGTGGAGGCGGTCAGAACCGGCACGCCCTGGAAGGAGATCATCGAATACGCCGACGAACGGGACGTCGATCTGATCGTCATCGGCACCCAGGGGAAGACGCCGAAGGAGAAGATCGTCTCGCTGGGCAGCGTCTCCGAACGAGTCGTCGACAACGCGTCGATACCGGTGTTCGTCGTCCGAAGCGGCCGATCGGAGTGA
- a CDS encoding diphthine--ammonia ligase: protein MNDEWVSLFSGGKDSAWALYRALETGMNVTTLLTVHPVGDSYMYHTPATDLARLAAESIGLELIELEPDDFEAVGAADSGDRGDAELEPLEAALAALQRGSGADAAVETAHSPIDLAGVTAGAVESEFQTSRIEAMCDRLGIDLFAPLWQRDPVALAEAMLDAGFEITIVQIAAYGLDASWLGRTLDREALADLRDLNDEYGVHVLGEGGEFETIVTDGPHMDRPIEIDAEPVWEGSRGHLRVTDARLG from the coding sequence ATGAACGACGAGTGGGTGAGCCTCTTTTCGGGCGGCAAGGACTCCGCGTGGGCCCTGTACCGGGCCCTGGAGACGGGGATGAACGTGACGACGCTTTTGACCGTCCATCCCGTGGGCGACTCGTACATGTATCACACGCCCGCGACCGACCTCGCGCGGCTCGCCGCCGAGAGCATCGGTCTCGAGCTGATCGAACTCGAGCCGGACGACTTCGAGGCCGTCGGGGCCGCCGATTCCGGCGACCGCGGCGACGCCGAACTCGAACCGCTCGAGGCCGCGCTCGCGGCCCTCCAGCGCGGCTCCGGCGCTGATGCGGCCGTCGAAACCGCCCACTCCCCGATCGACCTCGCCGGCGTCACCGCCGGTGCGGTCGAAAGCGAGTTCCAGACGAGCCGGATCGAGGCGATGTGCGACCGGCTCGGGATCGATCTGTTCGCCCCGCTGTGGCAGCGCGACCCGGTCGCGCTCGCCGAGGCGATGCTCGACGCCGGCTTCGAGATCACGATCGTTCAGATTGCCGCCTACGGTCTCGATGCGTCCTGGCTCGGACGGACGCTCGACCGCGAGGCGCTCGCGGACCTCCGTGATCTCAACGACGAGTACGGCGTCCACGTCCTCGGCGAGGGGGGCGAGTTCGAGACGATCGTCACCGACGGGCCACATATGGACCGGCCGATCGAGATCGATGCGGAGCCGGTCTGGGAGGGATCCCGCGGACACTTGCGCGTCACGGACGCGCGGCTCGGATGA
- a CDS encoding sugar phosphate nucleotidyltransferase, producing MKAVVLAGGYATRLWPITKDRPKMFLPIGDHTVIDEIFADLEADERIDEVFVSTNERFAGEFETYLAETAFEKPVLSVEDTTDESEKFGVVGALAQLVDREGIDDDLVVVAGDNLISFDISAFVDFFAARGEPALAAYDVGSREKAKSYGLVELENDRVVNFQEKPADPKSTLVSIACYAFPAERLEDLSTYLEAGENPDEPGWFIQWLQQRRTVRAFTFDGAWFDIGTPESYLDAIEWSLDGGTVVHEDATVTDSRLGDTVHVMAGATVEDATLERAVVFPEATVRNAEIRGSIIDRSTTIENFDLSGALIGAHTSITDGGQF from the coding sequence ATGAAGGCGGTTGTCCTCGCCGGCGGGTACGCGACGCGGCTGTGGCCGATCACGAAGGATCGCCCCAAGATGTTTCTCCCGATCGGCGACCACACGGTCATCGACGAGATCTTCGCGGATCTCGAGGCCGACGAGCGGATCGACGAGGTGTTCGTCTCCACCAACGAACGGTTCGCGGGGGAGTTCGAGACGTATCTCGCGGAGACGGCCTTCGAGAAACCCGTCCTGTCCGTCGAGGACACCACCGACGAGTCCGAGAAGTTCGGCGTCGTCGGCGCGCTCGCTCAGCTCGTCGACCGCGAGGGAATCGACGACGATCTTGTCGTCGTCGCCGGCGATAACCTCATCAGCTTCGACATCTCTGCGTTCGTCGACTTCTTCGCGGCGCGCGGCGAGCCCGCGCTGGCAGCCTACGACGTCGGCTCCCGCGAGAAGGCCAAATCCTACGGCCTCGTCGAACTCGAGAACGACCGCGTCGTGAACTTCCAGGAGAAACCCGCCGACCCCAAGAGCACGCTCGTCTCCATCGCCTGCTACGCGTTCCCCGCCGAACGGCTCGAGGACCTGTCGACGTACCTCGAGGCGGGCGAGAACCCCGACGAGCCCGGCTGGTTCATCCAGTGGCTCCAACAGCGCCGGACGGTGCGGGCGTTCACCTTCGACGGCGCCTGGTTCGACATCGGCACGCCGGAAAGCTACCTCGACGCGATCGAGTGGTCCCTCGACGGCGGCACGGTCGTCCACGAGGACGCAACCGTGACCGACTCACGGCTCGGCGATACCGTCCACGTGATGGCGGGCGCGACGGTCGAGGACGCCACCCTCGAACGAGCGGTCGTCTTCCCCGAGGCCACCGTCCGAAACGCCGAGATCCGGGGGTCGATCATCGACCGGAGCACCACGATCGAGAACTTCGACCTCTCCGGCGCGCTCATCGGCGCTCACACCTCCATCACCGACGGCGGCCAGTTCTAG
- a CDS encoding transcriptional regulator produces MSPADADRTTRQRIADRLRDDEAAASELSEELAVPVPVVYDHLEHVAESAGADERFLVAPPTCPDCGFDRFDDLLGQPSRCPECRSERIEEPIYRIEGTD; encoded by the coding sequence ATGTCCCCCGCCGACGCCGACCGGACGACTCGACAGCGGATCGCGGATCGACTCCGCGACGATGAAGCCGCCGCCAGCGAACTGTCCGAGGAGCTTGCGGTTCCGGTGCCCGTCGTCTACGACCATCTCGAGCACGTCGCGGAGTCGGCCGGGGCGGACGAACGGTTCCTCGTCGCGCCGCCGACCTGTCCCGACTGCGGATTCGACCGATTCGACGACCTCCTGGGGCAGCCTTCACGATGCCCGGAGTGTCGCTCCGAACGGATCGAGGAGCCGATCTATCGGATCGAGGGGACGGACTAG